The genomic segment gtttttctttggatACGGAGAATGTTCTGACAAAATTCCACATGCAGGGCCTTTGGTGTATGTTTTCCCCATTTAATATagctatggtgactgagcggaccccgtacctcactaccataaagcgcaataggctgaattacactgtcaaatattttaagccagattttaattggaatttggatgttgtagaatctactttttattgcatacagagctcttcaagctttctcttttagtgcattcactgccatgtTGAAGCTCCCTGCTGCTGCATCAGTTAGACTAAGTAAGTATAGTGTGTTCAATAATGATACAATTGAGATTAAATTGAGAgtgcgtctctctctccccctccccctccccctctcactatcactctccctctccctctccctctccctctccccctctctccccctctctccccctctctccccttctctccccttctctccccttctctccctctctccctccctatcctCGACTCAATGCCCGGATGCTCGGTATCCCCCAGGTCAGTgcgccctcccccttctcccacttGCTTCCTCACCCCCTCGTCTCCCCTCacattcctccccctctccccttaccACCCCCGtccattctctccctcccactgtcCTCATCCCCGTCCCCATTCACCCCCTTGCCTTCCCCCCACCTatcacccctctcactcccccatccccctgcTCACCTCCcaatccccccactcccccccccctctttaagTACTAGTAATGTTCAcgtgttagtaatgtcctgtgtgccagcttgttgaccctctgtgttccccgctgcagggtttaggagccactgctgtggacggagagacggagatgtgagcggccattgaggtagGCCAcagtgccggtgagccccccatctgcccggtgtgcgggctgagcttcgaggggctgagcttcgctgGACGACCACAtggcggggcacaacaaggagaagcgttatgagtgcgacgtgtgtggcaaggcctgcccGTGCCCGAGCGAGCTGGCGTCCcactggcgggtgcacacgggagaacgccccttcgactgctcggagtgcaaAAAGAGTTTCAAGACGGCCAATGTCCTGGAGGCCCACCAGCGAgttcacacgggcgagaagccctatggatgctccacatgcggcaagagctttaccaggttgtcggggctgcgggagcaccagcgggtgcacagcggTGAGCGGCCCtttacctgctccgactgcggcaaaggcttcaagtcgtccacgaacctgaaggtgcacagccgcctgcacactggggagcggccctacacctgcagcgaatgCGGCATGGGCTTCACCAaatccagcaacctgctgaagcacaagcgcacccacaccggcaagcgtccctacacctgtgcccagtgcggcaaagacttcacccactccagcagcctgcagcagcaccagcgcacccacaccggcgagcgtccctacacctgtgtcCAGTGCGGCAAGAACTTCACACAAAACAGccacctgctggttcaccagcgcacccacactggcgagcgcccctacacctgtgaccAGTGCGACAAGGGCTTCCCaagctccagcaacctgctggagcaccagcgcacgcacaccggcgagcgtccctacacctgtgtcCAGTGCGGCAAGAACTTCACCCAAAACAGccacctgctggttcaccagcgcacccacactggcgagcgtccctacacctgtgcccagtgcgacaagggcttcacccactccagcaacctgctgaagcaccagcgcacccacaccggcgagcgcccctacacctgcgcccagtgcggtaaGGGCTTTATctactccaccaggctgctgtcccaccagcgcacccacaccggcgagcgtccctacacctgtgtcCAGTGCGGCAAGTGCTTCACCAGATCCAGCAACCTGATGGAGCACCAGCGcaaccacaccggcgagcgcccctacaactgtgcccagtgcggtaagggcttcaccaGATCCAGCAACCtgatggagcaccagcgcacccacaccggcgagcgcccctacacctgcgcccagtgcggcaagggcttcacccattccagcagtctgctgaagcaccagcgcacatgCACCGGCGAGTGCCCCTACACCAGTGCtcagtgcagcaagggcttcacccattccagcagcctgctgaagcaccagcgcacccacaccgacgagcgtccctacacctgcgtccagtgcggcaagggcttcaccacctccagcAATCTACTGGAGCACCAgggcacccacaccggtgagcgtccctacacctacacccagtgcggcaagggcttagaaacatggaaaataggtgcaggaggaggtaattcggcccttcaagcaagcaccgccattcattgtgatcatggctgatcgtcccctatcaataacccgtgcctgcattctccccatatcccttgactccactagccactagaggtctatctaaagggcctgtcccacgagcatgcgactgcatgcggcaagcgcgacctaacgtggtcgcttgagccatatggcctcgcggagccggtcccacttcgattggcggagccatctggagttgtgcggagctggtccctacatcgcgcggggctacgaaaaatgtacaaaaattcggtgcggcaacagcctgccgcattgaggccgtacaacggccagccgcattgaggccctacatagaaacatagaaattaggtgcaggagtaggccattcggcccttcgagcctgcaccgccattcaatatgatcatggctgatcatccaactcagtatcccgtacctgccttctctccataccctctgatccccttagccacaagggccacatctaactccctcttaaatatagccaatgaactggcctcgactaccctctgtggcagagagttccagagattcaccactctctgtgtgaaaaaagttcttctcatctcggttttaaaggatttcccccttatccttaagctgtgaccccttgtcctggacttccccaacatcgggagcaatcttcctgcatctagcctgtccaaccccttaagaattttataagtttctataagatcccctctcaatctcctaagagagtataaaccaagtctaaccagtctttcttcataagacagtcctgacatcccaggaatcagtctggtgaaccttctctgcactccctctatggcaataatgtccttcctcagatttggagaccaaaactgtacgcaatactccaggtgtggtctcaccaagaccctgtacaactgcagtagaacctccctgctcctatactcaaatccttttgctatgaaagctaacataccattcgctttcttcactgcctgctgcacctgcatgcctactttcaatgactggtgtaccatgacacccaggtctcgctgcatctccccttttcctagtcggccaccatttagataatagtctgctttcctgtttttgccaccaaaatggataacctcacatttatccaaatgatactgcatctgccaaacattttcccactcacccagcctatccaagtcaccttgcagtctcctagcatcctcctcacagctaacactgccccccagcttagtgtgatccgcaaacttggagatattgacttcaattccctcatccagatcattaatatatattgtaaatagctggggtcccagcactgagccttgcggtaccccactcgatGGGCATACGCACCGTCTCAACGCCGTATGCACCGTCttgctcgacctccgcacggcccccgcttccggtttggtcgcgctcgccgcatgcagtcacatgctcgtgggacaggcgatcactcgacttccgcgcggcccccgcttccggtctggtcgcgctcgccgcttgcagtcgcatgctcgtgggacaggcgatcattcgacctccgcacggccccaacttccggtttggtcgcgcttgccgcatgcagtcacatgctcgtgggacaggccctttaatctctcttaaatccatccagtgacggcctccattgccctctgttgcagggaattccataaattcacaactctgggtgaaaacgtttttttctcacctcagtcttaaatgacctccccattattctaagactgtggcccctggttctggactcgcccaacattgggaacatttttttgcatctagcttgcccagtccttttataagtttctataagatatcccctcatccttctcaactccagtgaatacaagcctagtcttttcaatctttcctcatatgacagtcctgccatcccagggatcaatctcgtgaacctaagctgcactacctcaatcacgaagatgtccttcctcaaattacgagaccaaaactgtacacaatactccagatgtgatctcaccagagccctgtacaactgcagaagaacctctttactcctatactgaaatcctcttgttatgaaggccaacattccattagctttcttcactgcctgatgtacctgcaaggcaactttcagtgaccggtgtacaaggacgcccaggtctcgctgcatctccccctaaccccattgagatcataatctgcccccttgtttttgccgccaaagtggataacctcacatttatctatattatactgcatctgcccactcactcaacctgtccaggtcaccctgcaaccacctaacatcctcttcacagttcccactgccacccagctttgtgtcatccacaaacttgctagtgttgctcctaattcgctcttccaaatcattaatatacatggtgCTACCTACtgtaactgaagcttgaactcaggactagatgaaaagttatactt from the Amblyraja radiata isolate CabotCenter1 unplaced genomic scaffold, sAmbRad1.1.pri S31, whole genome shotgun sequence genome contains:
- the LOC116969371 gene encoding zinc finger protein 135-like, which gives rise to MAGHNKEKRYECDVCGKACPCPSELASHWRVHTGERPFDCSECKKSFKTANVLEAHQRVHTGEKPYGCSTCGKSFTRLSGLREHQRVHSGERPFTCSDCGKGFKSSTNLKVHSRLHTGERPYTCSECGMGFTKSSNLLKHKRTHTGKRPYTCAQCGKDFTHSSSLQQHQRTHTGERPYTCVQCGKNFTQNSHLLVHQRTHTGERPYTCDQCDKGFPSSSNLLEHQRTHTGERPYTCVQCGKNFTQNSHLLVHQRTHTGERPYTCAQCDKGFTHSSNLLKHQRTHTGERPYTCAQCGKGFIYSTRLLSHQRTHTGERPYTCVQCGKCFTRSSNLMEHQRNHTGERPYNCAQCGKGFTRSSNLMEHQRTHTGERPYTCAQCGKGFTHSSSLLKHQRTCTGECPYTSAQCSKGFTHSSSLLKHQRTHTDERPYTCVQCGKGFTTSSNLLEHQGTHTGEH